Proteins from a genomic interval of Oceanispirochaeta crateris:
- a CDS encoding glycosyltransferase family 4 protein, with the protein MNKNIGFVSFRIAGTDGVSLEIAKWAEVLKNMGNHNFYLAGELDRDPAVSMEYPELHFQHPVTKKIYEQCFSQKNRPEELTGELHFWRQEIKKVLYQFVEKFKIDLLIPQNAVTIPLNVSLGLAITEFAAETGMPIIAHHHDFFWERKRFLTNCVWDFINSSYPPHLGNIQHVVINTSGQNQLALRTGISSTLIPNVMHFEMDPPGKDEYNSDIRQALGVEEDELLILQPTRVVQRKGIEHALEMVSRLDRKAAFVISHASGDEGFEYEKRVRDYARLLNVRAIFVEDIILDQRGRTSDGRKIYTLQDLYPYADFVTYPSLIEGFGNAFLETIWFKKPILVNNYSIYATDIRPKGFEVVEIDDFITDETIKEVQHLLDNPDEVKRICEKNYMLALQYYGFATLKTKLISLLSNVFGSQYIQDCEDRD; encoded by the coding sequence ATGAATAAAAACATCGGCTTTGTTTCCTTCAGAATTGCCGGGACAGACGGCGTCAGCCTGGAAATTGCAAAATGGGCGGAAGTCCTGAAGAATATGGGAAACCATAATTTTTACCTGGCTGGTGAGCTTGACCGTGATCCGGCTGTTTCCATGGAATATCCTGAACTGCATTTTCAGCACCCCGTTACCAAGAAGATTTATGAGCAGTGCTTCAGTCAGAAGAACCGTCCCGAGGAGTTAACCGGAGAGCTTCATTTCTGGCGCCAGGAAATCAAAAAAGTCCTCTATCAGTTTGTTGAAAAATTCAAGATTGATTTACTCATCCCTCAAAATGCGGTGACCATTCCCCTGAATGTATCCCTGGGTCTGGCCATTACGGAGTTTGCCGCCGAAACTGGTATGCCTATCATCGCCCATCATCACGACTTTTTCTGGGAACGAAAACGGTTTCTGACAAACTGTGTCTGGGATTTTATCAACTCCAGCTATCCTCCCCACCTCGGGAATATTCAGCATGTGGTAATCAACACTTCTGGGCAGAACCAGTTGGCCTTGAGAACAGGAATTTCATCAACTCTGATACCCAATGTCATGCATTTTGAGATGGACCCTCCCGGTAAGGACGAATATAACAGCGATATCCGTCAGGCCCTCGGTGTGGAAGAGGATGAACTTTTGATTCTACAGCCTACGAGGGTTGTCCAGAGAAAGGGGATAGAACACGCTCTGGAAATGGTCTCCCGCCTGGATAGGAAGGCGGCCTTTGTCATCTCCCATGCTTCGGGAGATGAGGGATTCGAATATGAAAAGAGGGTGCGTGATTATGCCCGATTATTGAATGTTCGCGCCATCTTTGTGGAAGATATCATCTTGGATCAGAGAGGAAGGACCTCCGATGGCCGCAAAATTTATACCCTTCAGGATCTTTATCCCTATGCCGATTTTGTTACCTACCCGTCCCTGATAGAGGGATTTGGAAACGCGTTTTTGGAAACCATATGGTTTAAGAAGCCCATTCTGGTGAATAACTATTCCATTTATGCAACAGATATTAGACCCAAGGGCTTCGAAGTTGTCGAGATTGATGATTTTATTACAGACGAAACCATCAAGGAAGTACAGCACCTGCTGGACAACCCAGATGAGGTCAAAAGGATATGCGAAAAAAACTATATGCTGGCTTTACAGTACTATGGTTTTGCCACATT
- a CDS encoding HAD family hydrolase — protein sequence MKKCIHSVPENIRLAFFDLDETLTSRDTDLLWAQWRSRRSLKGLLDLWRLRKINRLYYKHSLTDIEYGAYHLARARSMTVQQYHNLAQAFALFVSKKYIYREMKDLLEENKQKGISNVLITAQDAVIAAALQKVLGLEDCLASDYCVDGNAFTAMRQPLCFKEGKVHWAGLYLKQKSLSWDQCAFYTDSLNDLPLLEACACPVAVHPGPELESLSRERCWCILKPV from the coding sequence ATGAAAAAATGCATTCACTCAGTGCCTGAGAATATCAGGTTGGCCTTTTTTGACCTGGATGAGACTCTGACATCACGGGATACAGATTTGCTCTGGGCACAATGGCGGAGCCGTAGGAGTCTTAAGGGGCTTCTGGATTTGTGGAGGCTGAGAAAAATTAACAGGCTCTATTACAAGCACTCACTGACTGATATAGAATACGGAGCCTATCATCTCGCCAGAGCCAGGTCCATGACGGTTCAGCAGTACCACAATTTGGCTCAGGCCTTTGCCTTATTTGTTTCTAAAAAGTACATCTATAGGGAGATGAAAGATCTCCTGGAGGAAAATAAGCAAAAAGGGATCAGCAATGTTCTGATCACCGCACAGGATGCTGTGATCGCTGCGGCTCTGCAGAAGGTTTTAGGACTTGAGGATTGCCTCGCCAGCGATTATTGTGTGGATGGTAATGCGTTTACCGCTATGAGACAGCCCCTTTGTTTCAAAGAGGGTAAAGTCCATTGGGCCGGCCTTTATCTGAAACAGAAGTCTCTGAGTTGGGATCAGTGTGCTTTTTATACTGACAGCCTGAACGATCTACCCCTTCTGGAAGCCTGTGCCTGTCCCGTTGCCGTTCATCCAGGACCGGAACTGGAATCTTTGTCCCGGGAACGTTGCTGGTGTATTCTCAAACCGGTTTAA
- a CDS encoding chemotaxis protein CheX, with protein sequence MVRTNMIKSKVLTFDTDMTVLPQLRKIFDANHLSGIRSVGDPSIIHIILDKNILLGAIFVNNRGNWKDLSVRIKEIRPELPLFLRVEEPSEADEIPTEMAWYFDGLFHINEEEKISQYLKTHIFIRDYPLEMIRHIQNFSIHSIKAMIPEAVVHSLPPLMIRDKVIYGEITSLIPVNTNWCRGYLMLQCDMRELHEILGTMKNPAFRGSIDEVVPPIISELTNLFWGSFKTVFLKEGFLEESGPDIQVPILVNHKLRNISFGGDIPQLCFEYIIKEPGGLKRQTRIVQKFIFNLSWNPNMAAEYDYQDLVEEGTIELF encoded by the coding sequence ATGGTTAGAACTAATATGATCAAGAGCAAGGTGCTCACATTTGATACGGATATGACTGTTCTTCCACAACTGAGAAAAATTTTCGATGCTAACCATCTCAGTGGGATTCGTTCTGTGGGAGATCCATCGATTATTCATATCATACTGGATAAAAACATACTTCTTGGAGCCATCTTTGTGAATAACAGGGGAAATTGGAAGGATTTATCGGTCCGCATAAAAGAAATCAGACCGGAACTTCCCTTGTTTCTGCGTGTTGAAGAACCTTCTGAGGCAGATGAGATACCCACCGAAATGGCATGGTACTTCGACGGCCTATTTCATATCAATGAAGAAGAGAAAATCAGCCAGTACTTAAAAACTCATATTTTTATCCGCGACTATCCCTTAGAAATGATTCGTCACATTCAGAATTTTTCAATCCATTCAATCAAAGCCATGATCCCCGAGGCCGTAGTTCACAGCCTCCCTCCCCTCATGATCAGAGACAAGGTTATCTATGGAGAAATAACATCTCTCATTCCTGTCAATACAAACTGGTGCCGTGGTTACCTCATGCTCCAGTGCGATATGAGAGAACTCCATGAAATTCTTGGAACTATGAAAAATCCAGCCTTCAGGGGAAGTATTGACGAAGTAGTTCCTCCTATCATCAGTGAACTTACAAATCTATTTTGGGGAAGTTTTAAAACAGTCTTTCTCAAAGAGGGATTTCTTGAGGAGAGCGGTCCGGACATACAGGTTCCCATTCTTGTGAATCATAAGCTGAGAAACATCTCTTTTGGAGGAGATATTCCTCAACTCTGTTTTGAGTACATCATAAAGGAACCCGGCGGACTCAAAAGACAGACAAGGATCGTTCAAAAATTCATTTTCAACCTCAGTTGGAATCCTAACATGGCCGCAGAATATGATTATCAGGACCTTGTTGAGGAAGGGACCATAGAACTTTTCTAA
- a CDS encoding beta-mannosidase produces MRKIDLTGTWSLKSTDGKIQTEIELPGDVLTALIAAKIIPHPYKGRNELEVQWVNQLDWVLEKDIEIEESFENLQTFYAEVLDTVARVEVNSQEIGRSDNMFIPARFPLDKALKKGSNKICIYLDSPEKTACDRAEDYPYPVPTTSAPVASPHRNFLRKVPCHAGWDWGPCLMTSGVYRKLELNFSDTRLENIHTDLQAEGEEWTVRVRGEIISAKDQESELIMSLAGCELRETTDLTEGLQSFDKTLTIKSPSLWWPNGEGEQKLYPLKISVGDSEKTLNIGFRTIEVINQEDETGLSMYFRVNGRDIFAKGANWIPTDALPAGQDQAKVQNLLESASKVHMNMLRVWGGGQYESEEFYELCDQLGLLVWQDFMFACSLYPTNSEFLDSVDREVRSQIPRLKNHACLALFCGNNEDVGALTWYEESRKNRDLYIIDYDRLNQGVIAKAVKELAPGHTWWPSSPSGGENDYSDCWHDDTRGDMHYWSVWHEGKPFESFYDILPRFCSEFGFQSFPAFNTVKEYAPEEEWNVTSPVMMHHQKNLKGNEIIISTLSRYFRFPQKFTDFLYLSQVQQAWAIQTAVEYWRANRPSCMGALYWQLNDNWPVASWASIDYTGAWKLLHYGAARFFAPLHIAGWVKDGKITIAAMNDKDHSVKARAVLNYRNFKGEIIQTLTRDLDLEPRSSKQFYSTDLPEESKRQHEFLEMKMEWETGTTSNVLLFDVPRMCTLEAAEISMRGRESQNNTTRTIELTTDKPAFYLYLTCPEGGSFSDNGFHLMPGEIKVVDYTPGNETEGKLEEVELTHLRQSY; encoded by the coding sequence ATGAGAAAAATTGATTTGACCGGGACCTGGTCCCTGAAATCCACCGACGGAAAGATACAAACTGAAATAGAACTCCCGGGTGATGTCCTTACGGCCCTCATTGCCGCCAAGATCATTCCCCATCCCTACAAGGGACGAAATGAATTGGAAGTCCAGTGGGTCAATCAATTGGACTGGGTGTTGGAAAAAGATATTGAAATAGAAGAATCCTTTGAGAATCTCCAGACTTTTTATGCGGAAGTTTTGGATACAGTCGCCAGGGTAGAAGTGAATTCCCAGGAAATTGGAAGGAGTGACAACATGTTCATTCCCGCCCGTTTTCCCCTTGATAAGGCGCTGAAAAAGGGAAGCAACAAAATTTGTATCTACCTGGATTCACCTGAAAAAACAGCTTGTGACAGGGCAGAAGACTACCCCTACCCTGTTCCGACTACAAGCGCCCCGGTTGCCTCACCCCATCGAAACTTTTTAAGGAAAGTACCCTGCCATGCGGGTTGGGACTGGGGTCCCTGCCTGATGACCTCCGGTGTCTACCGAAAGTTAGAACTTAATTTTTCAGACACCCGCCTTGAAAACATACACACGGACCTTCAGGCAGAGGGCGAGGAGTGGACAGTCAGGGTCAGAGGAGAAATCATCTCGGCAAAGGACCAGGAAAGTGAACTGATAATGAGCCTGGCCGGTTGTGAACTCCGGGAAACAACAGATTTGACAGAGGGACTGCAAAGTTTTGACAAAACCCTCACAATAAAATCCCCCTCCCTGTGGTGGCCCAATGGAGAGGGAGAACAAAAGCTATATCCCCTGAAGATCTCTGTAGGAGACAGCGAAAAGACTCTGAACATCGGATTTAGAACCATTGAGGTGATCAATCAGGAGGATGAAACAGGACTTTCCATGTACTTTAGGGTCAATGGTAGGGACATCTTTGCCAAGGGAGCCAATTGGATTCCAACGGATGCCCTCCCGGCAGGACAGGATCAGGCCAAGGTTCAAAATCTTCTGGAATCAGCCTCTAAAGTTCATATGAATATGCTCCGGGTCTGGGGAGGCGGTCAGTATGAGTCAGAGGAATTTTATGAACTCTGTGATCAATTGGGCCTCCTGGTGTGGCAGGACTTTATGTTTGCCTGTTCCTTATACCCTACCAATTCCGAGTTTCTCGACAGCGTTGACAGGGAAGTCCGCTCCCAGATCCCACGTCTGAAAAACCATGCATGCCTGGCCCTGTTCTGCGGCAACAATGAAGACGTCGGAGCCCTGACCTGGTATGAGGAATCAAGGAAAAACAGAGACCTGTACATCATTGATTATGACCGTTTAAACCAGGGTGTCATCGCTAAGGCAGTCAAAGAATTGGCTCCCGGGCATACATGGTGGCCCAGCTCTCCCAGCGGTGGAGAAAATGACTACTCAGATTGCTGGCATGATGATACACGAGGTGATATGCACTACTGGTCTGTCTGGCATGAAGGAAAACCCTTTGAAAGCTTCTATGACATACTTCCCCGCTTTTGCAGTGAATTCGGTTTTCAGTCTTTTCCTGCCTTCAATACAGTCAAAGAGTACGCTCCGGAAGAGGAGTGGAATGTGACCTCACCGGTAATGATGCATCATCAGAAAAATCTAAAAGGGAACGAGATCATCATATCCACCCTGAGCCGTTATTTTAGGTTTCCCCAGAAATTCACTGATTTTCTGTATCTCAGTCAGGTTCAGCAGGCCTGGGCCATTCAAACCGCCGTAGAATATTGGAGAGCCAACCGTCCCAGCTGTATGGGAGCTCTGTACTGGCAGCTCAACGATAACTGGCCCGTTGCCTCCTGGGCCTCCATTGACTACACAGGAGCCTGGAAACTGCTGCATTATGGTGCCGCCCGATTTTTTGCCCCCCTTCATATTGCAGGCTGGGTAAAGGATGGAAAAATAACAATAGCGGCCATGAATGACAAGGATCACAGTGTGAAGGCCAGGGCCGTCCTGAACTACAGGAACTTTAAGGGAGAGATCATCCAAACCCTCACAAGAGATCTTGATTTAGAACCCCGTTCCTCCAAGCAGTTTTACAGCACAGACCTTCCTGAGGAATCAAAAAGACAACATGAGTTTTTAGAGATGAAAATGGAATGGGAAACGGGTACAACAAGCAACGTACTCCTCTTTGATGTTCCCCGAATGTGTACTCTCGAAGCCGCAGAGATTTCCATGAGAGGAAGAGAATCTCAAAACAATACAACCCGGACAATTGAATTGACGACGGACAAACCTGCCTTTTACCTGTATCTGACTTGCCCTGAAGGAGGATCTTTTTCGGATAATGGATTCCATCTCATGCCCGGGGAGATCAAGGTTGTAGACTACACCCCCGGAAATGAAACAGAAGGAAAACTGGAGGAAGTAGAACTGACTCATCTGAGACAAAGTTATTGA
- a CDS encoding carbohydrate ABC transporter permease translates to MTNEVSRKSPGTIAGTILSYSVFVLWTLITIIPLVWMLYSSFKSNEELTRDIYALPYDLLHNAEDEYIVIAPALNVTPDYDIKTDKRERLIIESTTIAPTRRLMVHFLLKEDLPPEIASRQPGDKLIINELPRSMQRLIHRKTIWFNYRSAWERGGLAGKFFNSLIYAGISTFLIVILGCMIAFAISKMQFKRISMVVMGIIGLGYLISINSVIIPLFLMLTKVGLTDTHLGIILVYTAFGMPLSVLLATQFMRGLPSSLIESAYIDGATVFRTFLSIILPMTVPVVITISIISALGIWNEFLLVLVLASSDFTKSLPVGVFSFSSLTSTQLGWQLAALVIATIPVMILYFAFNKQLTRGVVAGAVKG, encoded by the coding sequence ATGACAAATGAAGTCAGTCGTAAATCCCCCGGCACAATCGCCGGAACCATTCTATCCTACTCCGTCTTTGTACTTTGGACACTGATTACGATCATTCCTCTAGTCTGGATGCTCTATTCATCTTTCAAGTCCAATGAAGAGCTGACTAGAGACATATATGCTCTGCCCTATGATCTGCTCCACAATGCCGAAGATGAGTACATTGTCATTGCTCCCGCTTTAAATGTGACCCCCGACTATGATATCAAAACAGACAAACGGGAACGACTCATCATTGAGTCCACCACCATCGCTCCCACACGGCGGCTGATGGTTCATTTTCTCTTGAAAGAGGACCTTCCTCCAGAAATTGCCTCACGGCAGCCTGGGGACAAACTGATCATCAACGAACTTCCCCGGTCCATGCAGAGGCTTATCCATAGAAAGACAATCTGGTTTAACTACCGTTCTGCCTGGGAGAGAGGGGGCCTAGCCGGTAAATTTTTTAACAGCCTCATCTATGCAGGAATTTCCACCTTCCTCATTGTTATTCTTGGCTGCATGATAGCCTTTGCCATCAGCAAGATGCAGTTTAAGAGGATTTCAATGGTCGTGATGGGAATCATTGGACTGGGCTATTTGATCAGCATCAATTCGGTGATCATTCCGCTATTTTTGATGCTGACCAAGGTTGGTTTGACTGACACCCATCTGGGAATCATTCTGGTATACACAGCCTTTGGTATGCCCCTTTCTGTTCTTCTGGCAACACAATTTATGAGAGGGCTTCCAAGTAGTTTAATAGAATCGGCATACATCGATGGAGCGACCGTCTTTAGGACGTTCCTAAGCATCATCTTACCCATGACCGTGCCGGTTGTGATCACCATCAGCATCATTTCTGCTCTGGGAATCTGGAATGAATTCCTACTGGTTCTGGTACTGGCCAGCTCAGACTTTACAAAATCACTCCCCGTGGGAGTCTTCTCCTTCTCTTCACTGACGAGTACACAGTTGGGATGGCAGCTGGCGGCCCTAGTCATTGCCACCATACCCGTCATGATTCTCTACTTTGCCTTTAACAAACAGCTGACCAGAGGTGTCGTAGCTGGTGCCGTTAAAGGTTAA
- a CDS encoding carbohydrate ABC transporter permease, producing the protein MNRRDRKALIVYIGMVAPGLLVYLFIVAYPVLYSLWLSITDFNPNRGGDWSFVGFLQYKTMLEDPNFWHSLKNNLIVVAVSVFGQIPVAFVLAYILYRNKVKGASFFQSMVFLPQFLSTIVIGILWKRMFSADGPASRLIQIVTGDPMAQFDLMLKADTVMYPIGFALIWMYTGFYMIIFLANLQKMNLNMIEAAKIDGATEPQIFGRVILPLLTGTIVVSTILAIAGSLRGFDLIFAMTTQGLQRNNAMVLPIFMYQTAFQDYRNEMRFAYGSAISNAIVAISIALIVFSNFVGSKLNANEEY; encoded by the coding sequence TTGAACAGAAGAGATCGAAAAGCACTCATTGTGTATATCGGCATGGTCGCACCGGGGCTCTTGGTGTACCTGTTTATTGTGGCTTACCCGGTCTTGTACTCACTGTGGCTCAGTATTACAGATTTTAACCCCAACAGAGGGGGAGACTGGTCATTCGTCGGATTCTTACAGTACAAAACCATGTTGGAAGATCCCAATTTCTGGCATTCCCTCAAAAACAACCTCATCGTTGTGGCTGTCTCCGTTTTTGGCCAGATTCCAGTAGCCTTTGTATTGGCCTATATCCTCTACAGGAATAAGGTAAAAGGAGCTTCTTTTTTTCAATCCATGGTCTTTCTACCCCAATTTTTGTCCACCATCGTCATCGGGATTCTCTGGAAACGCATGTTTTCTGCAGATGGTCCCGCGTCCAGACTGATTCAGATCGTCACAGGGGACCCCATGGCTCAGTTTGACCTCATGCTGAAAGCAGACACGGTTATGTACCCTATCGGGTTTGCCCTGATATGGATGTACACCGGATTTTATATGATTATTTTTTTGGCAAACCTTCAAAAAATGAATCTGAACATGATTGAAGCAGCCAAGATCGACGGTGCGACGGAACCTCAAATTTTCGGGCGGGTCATTCTACCCTTATTAACAGGAACCATTGTTGTCTCGACCATTCTGGCTATTGCCGGATCCTTGAGGGGTTTTGACCTGATTTTTGCGATGACAACACAGGGTTTGCAGCGAAACAATGCCATGGTACTACCCATATTCATGTATCAAACAGCCTTTCAGGATTATAGAAATGAAATGCGCTTTGCCTATGGCTCTGCCATATCCAACGCCATTGTTGCCATATCCATTGCTCTCATTGTATTCAGTAATTTTGTGGGCTCCAAGCTCAACGCCAACGAGGAGTACTGA
- a CDS encoding ABC transporter substrate-binding protein: MKKLLGLLLMTVLIAGSLFAAGGKDSAAAEENKMVVVKTMAYGDNSNSEGVNWVRVVNTFHENNPNIKIDFEMLYDEAYHQKVVARLASGDVPHLAYMGADARWGAPWKEAGQQYDHRDIIDSSFYDLNLIPPMGPNGEIYEIPLGTSNITTVLYMNKALVEELGFSQPKTYADLKAMVPAAKAAGLEVVSIDGADGWAWGSCLMSVMAARTSGDPQWVSKAVDGQFKFTDKEFVSALEYIEMMVNDGVISSKSVLVDYGTNISNFSNKKALFMVQGQWAAGGIENPEVSDNTVMMAWPEMPGEKSSTNGSVAAAIQVGYGLTKAGAADPEVKDAAMKFLSVFYSEPETTQRLRDGAIVAPILKGYTVPSDLPAIMKEKVALAQKALNTDVIDAYLSGAPNDALNAGMQKIASGQATAAQIAAEVEGLLR; this comes from the coding sequence ATGAAAAAATTGCTTGGACTTCTATTAATGACAGTCTTAATCGCAGGTTCCTTGTTTGCTGCAGGAGGCAAAGACAGTGCCGCAGCTGAAGAAAACAAAATGGTTGTTGTCAAGACCATGGCTTATGGAGACAACTCCAACTCAGAAGGAGTGAACTGGGTCAGAGTCGTCAATACATTCCACGAAAACAACCCAAACATCAAGATTGATTTTGAAATGCTTTATGATGAGGCATATCACCAGAAGGTTGTTGCCAGACTCGCATCAGGCGACGTTCCACACCTTGCCTATATGGGTGCCGATGCCCGATGGGGTGCTCCCTGGAAAGAAGCAGGACAGCAGTATGACCATAGAGATATCATCGATTCTTCCTTTTACGATTTGAATTTGATTCCCCCCATGGGACCCAATGGTGAAATCTACGAGATCCCCCTGGGAACTTCCAATATAACTACTGTTCTCTACATGAACAAAGCCCTTGTTGAAGAGCTTGGTTTCTCCCAGCCTAAAACTTATGCCGACCTCAAGGCCATGGTTCCCGCTGCTAAGGCAGCCGGTCTGGAAGTGGTCTCCATCGATGGTGCAGACGGCTGGGCATGGGGTTCCTGCCTGATGTCAGTTATGGCCGCCAGAACTTCCGGAGATCCCCAGTGGGTTTCCAAGGCCGTGGATGGTCAGTTTAAGTTTACAGACAAAGAATTTGTTTCCGCCCTTGAATACATTGAAATGATGGTCAATGACGGTGTAATCAGTTCTAAATCCGTTCTTGTAGACTATGGAACAAACATCTCTAATTTCAGCAACAAGAAAGCACTTTTCATGGTACAGGGACAGTGGGCAGCCGGTGGAATCGAAAATCCCGAGGTTTCCGACAATACTGTTATGATGGCATGGCCCGAAATGCCCGGTGAAAAATCAAGCACCAATGGTTCTGTTGCCGCAGCAATCCAGGTAGGATACGGTCTGACAAAAGCCGGTGCCGCCGATCCTGAGGTAAAAGATGCAGCCATGAAGTTTCTCAGTGTATTCTACAGTGAACCTGAAACAACTCAGAGACTCAGAGACGGTGCTATTGTAGCGCCAATTTTAAAGGGTTACACAGTTCCTTCAGACCTTCCTGCCATCATGAAAGAAAAGGTAGCCCTGGCACAGAAGGCCTTGAATACCGATGTTATTGATGCCTACCTCAGCGGAGCACCCAATGATGCCCTGAATGCGGGTATGCAGAAAATTGCTTCCGGACAGGCTACGGCTGCGCAGATTGCTGCAGAAGTCGAAGGACTTCTCCGCTAA
- a CDS encoding ROK family protein translates to MKLNAVRRNRIVNTSRIIREIWTARSISRVDLSRKLDLNKSTVTNIIGGLLESKLVLETTEGPSTPQGGRKPARLEINRNYGYILGLEIRPESYTVVAVDILGDILFSRTESIQINADNFKTVFFKIQSELEIELSWIGRPLIGIGMGVSGIIDAPNRIIKASIPLNFTEPFDLYREIALQSKVPVYVDNDANSCAWGELTFHRTQNLKNFLFCLIEFRDFTKSSQQTAIGMGIALNGKVYYGRNCSAGEFRSLYCNTEDNAGQISLDYARDIPIIEEPEIIERFIRELSQHLALFVNTFNLSQVFLGGDLGPHMTERFRTILNEEISRNWPYQEQVDCEVRFSTLGDKSVAYGAAGLVMNRIFIDLEVLDAEDIHRFGSLELVGNDAL, encoded by the coding sequence TTGAAGCTGAATGCTGTCAGAAGAAATAGAATAGTCAACACCTCCCGAATAATCAGAGAGATATGGACCGCAAGGTCAATTTCCAGGGTAGATCTTTCTAGAAAACTGGATCTGAACAAGTCGACGGTCACCAACATCATTGGGGGATTGCTGGAAAGCAAACTCGTACTGGAAACAACAGAGGGCCCCTCCACTCCTCAAGGTGGTCGAAAACCTGCACGGCTAGAAATCAACAGGAACTATGGATATATACTCGGCCTTGAAATACGGCCCGAATCCTATACTGTCGTGGCAGTGGACATTTTAGGTGATATTCTTTTTTCAAGAACCGAATCCATTCAAATCAATGCCGATAATTTTAAAACCGTTTTTTTCAAGATCCAGTCTGAACTTGAAATTGAATTGTCCTGGATAGGACGCCCCCTCATCGGAATAGGCATGGGCGTCTCTGGAATCATCGATGCTCCCAACAGAATCATCAAGGCATCCATCCCCCTTAATTTTACAGAACCCTTTGACCTATACCGGGAAATTGCCCTGCAGTCTAAGGTTCCAGTCTATGTAGACAACGACGCGAACTCCTGTGCCTGGGGAGAATTGACCTTTCATAGGACACAGAATCTAAAAAACTTTCTATTTTGCCTGATTGAATTCAGGGATTTCACCAAGTCTTCCCAGCAGACAGCCATTGGAATGGGCATTGCCCTTAATGGAAAGGTCTATTATGGAAGGAATTGCTCTGCCGGTGAGTTCAGAAGCCTTTATTGTAATACAGAGGACAATGCGGGGCAGATTTCACTAGATTATGCCAGAGATATTCCTATCATCGAAGAACCCGAAATCATCGAACGCTTCATCAGGGAACTCTCACAACATCTGGCTCTTTTTGTGAACACCTTCAACCTCAGCCAGGTGTTTTTAGGTGGCGACCTTGGCCCTCATATGACAGAACGTTTTCGAACCATCCTCAATGAAGAAATCAGTAGAAACTGGCCATATCAGGAACAAGTAGACTGTGAAGTCCGCTTTTCCACCCTGGGTGATAAGTCGGTAGCCTATGGCGCCGCAGGTTTGGTCATGAACAGGATATTTATAGATTTGGAGGTTCTGGATGCCGAAGACATACATCGTTTCGGTTCTCTAGAGCTGGTTGGGAATGACGCACTTTAA